A single Streptobacillus felis DNA region contains:
- a CDS encoding YbaB/EbfC family nucleoid-associated protein, producing MVRKLKGAHSGAAGNQSDIIKKAQAMQERMLQIQEGLKDLFVEETVAGGLVTVKANGQKDIVEIKISQDIINDAAEEKTPEELSALVLSAVNGAMKKAEELAEREMSVVTGGVSIPGLF from the coding sequence ATGGTTAGAAAATTAAAAGGTGCACATTCAGGTGCTGCAGGTAACCAATCAGACATAATTAAGAAAGCACAAGCTATGCAAGAAAGAATGCTTCAAATTCAAGAAGGATTAAAAGATTTATTCGTTGAAGAAACAGTTGCTGGGGGATTAGTAACAGTTAAAGCAAATGGACAAAAAGACATAGTTGAAATAAAAATATCTCAAGATATCATAAATGATGCAGCAGAAGAAAAAACCCCAGAAGAGTTATCAGCATTAGTTTTATCAGCAGTAAATGGAGCTATGAAAAAAGCAGAAGAATTAGCTGAAAGAGAAATGAGTGTTGTTACTGGTGGAGTAAGCATCCCAGGATTATTTTAA
- a CDS encoding chromate transporter, protein MMLLKLYIAFFQIGMFAFGGGYVILPLIEEFIVNKYTWVSSSTLLDIISISQVTPGPIAINAATFIGMNNYGVIGSIVATIGVISPQIILLTIFIKYIGFENKIMMKIIDGIKPATISLIFIATLNIMKKSMFVNFANSYKIEYVSLVCFFVAIILMKFKFKMRNIIFICALISIII, encoded by the coding sequence ATGATGCTTTTAAAACTATATATAGCATTTTTTCAAATAGGTATGTTTGCCTTTGGTGGAGGATATGTAATATTACCTTTAATAGAAGAGTTTATAGTTAATAAATATACTTGGGTTAGTAGTTCAACTTTATTAGATATCATTTCTATTTCTCAAGTAACACCAGGACCTATAGCTATAAATGCTGCAACTTTTATAGGTATGAATAATTATGGAGTTATAGGAAGTATTGTAGCAACTATAGGAGTAATTAGTCCTCAAATAATTTTACTTACAATATTTATTAAATATATAGGTTTTGAAAATAAAATTATGATGAAGATTATAGATGGTATTAAGCCAGCAACAATTTCATTAATATTTATTGCTACTTTAAATATAATGAAGAAAAGTATGTTTGTTAATTTTGCAAATTCATATAAAATAGAATACGTATCATTGGTATGTTTTTTTGTTGCAATAATACTAATGAAGTTTAAGTTTAAGATGAGAAATATTATTTTTATTTGTGCATTGATATCTATTATAATATAG